The window aatattttatggtATTTGGCTACGATACtcgaaaacgagaaaaaattgTACTTGACTATTGTTTTCAAAATGGTAAGAAGGAACCAATAGGGTTTCAAAAGTTTAAGAAAATATAACAAGACGAGTTTGAGCTTTTATCATTCCACTCAGCCTCGGTAGAAAATGGTCAatcttctcttctttctttttttcttcttcttcacttaTGTTTTGGTAGGTCGATGAAACATTTAGGTTAaccttcttcttcatttctttcACTAACTTTAGAGGATTGTTAATAACTCTCTCCTCAACTAGTGGACCTTTAGATGTCGAGGGCGCCTCAAGTGTCTCCAAACATGCTAAAGGTCAAAATCTCAATTGAACGAAGATAAAACCCACGAACATTCTTCACTCGATACACACACGCATGCACACTAAAGACAATAAAGGAAGAACGAAAAATCTAAGAACAAGGTCGAAAAGACTGACTTCAAAATGAACGAAAGTTTTGTGAAATTGCTCTCATGGAAGCTAAGACATGCTCCATTAGCCTTGCGTAAAAAACAGAGTTGTTCACTTAACTGGAAATGATAAATTCTCTCTCAAAGCTAATCTTTAAGAGAAGCAAACATTCTGAATAAACAACGAGATTCCTTTTTTATAATACTTAATAGGAAGACCAACTGTCGCCTCGATCATAACCCCAAATATTCAAAAAACGACATCATAATTCATTAAAAGTTGGGGATATTAAATCTTAACAGTCATGCTCCACGAGCATTAAAGACACTGGTATAGTGATCCACACACTTTTTGACACGTACTCTTCACGGACATGTCAGTTCGCATCAAGTGCTTCTTTCTCACGCCACTTGGTAAAAAAGGGGAGACTTCCTGATATGGCAAATGAAtttgacataaaaaaaaaaagctcatAACAAGCTCTTGACAAACAAGTCATGTGACATGCCTTATCTAAGCCACATATTCACAATCTGAATGAGTCCACAGCTCAAACTCGTCTTGTTACATTGGATCAAGCCCAATGATATTTTAATTTCTTCACCAATGTCCAAAGTCTAAAAATACTATCACTTAGTGTCCGAGTAAAGGGTTCAGACTCTCTCTCTGTATATGCATTTTCTTTtccacttttttttatatatcttaCATTATCATACTACACGCATGTATCGTGTATACTATAAACATATTCAATAGATGTCTGGAAAATATttacaacatatatatttttagaaaagtacGTGACATCACTGTCACATGTTCAGGTACCTCATCATTGtctcaaaaaaagaaaaaatatagtTTTAAGCTTATAAAAGGCTACATTTTCTAATTTGATTTAAGTCTCGTTTGTTTGTCGGAAAATATTAgataaggtaaaaaaaattgtttgaaaAATAAAGTATTTCTAGTGTTTGGCTACAATATTGAAGCACGAGAAGAattgttgtattttttttaaagggtAAGAAGAAATGGATTAGAGTTCCAAAAGGTTTAAGAAAATGTTTTACTCTTTCGAAAAAggtaaaacatttttctcacTCTTTTCTTATAATTTTCTGTTTACTAACCTAAAATTTTCTGTTGACTTATTTTTCTAAGCAAACAAACACtgaaaaactaagaaaatatttttctgcATAATATTTTTCAGCAAACAAATGGACCTAAATGTATCATTTCTATTACtttaaaatcctaaaaattaaagagaaattTACATCCAAAATCAAGCTTGAATTTTACATTTAACTATTtcctatatttataatttatcatccaaggttttttctttaaaatatatcacaatttcatatttttatttttagttttgtcAAGTTTAACTATTGATTAATaacataattaaaatatattttttagtattagatgtttataaatatttaatctATTCATAACTATTGTATAACTAACCTAATATAATCCATTAAAACTCTTTAAAGGAaagtttacacagaaattcagatttgaaaaattatttacaactatgtcaaatactaatttgaataatgaaaaactaaaaaaaatttattattttcatatattttaagaactatgtTTTATGAATTAGAGGTCTAAGATATATATTTTagggtttaggatttatgaattgagatctaaaatttataaattaggatataaaatcatactctatttatgatatatagaaaataatgacatattgcgaattaagttttataatatgatttaattgtaattttataatcatatatgattttcatgtaaacCGCCCTATTTAAATGGCATGAATTATGAGTTATATATGTTTTAACATTCAAAGCCCGACAATAGCCCAGTTGAGtagggctgggcttgggctctCTACGGCCCacatatttaaatattttttaatagaaaaaattttAGTAGCAGCAAGACTAGAAAGAGAACGAGCTGAGGAAGACGGTGAATTGcagaggagaggaagaagataATACAAACAAAATTACAGTCAATTCAATTCTTAGATTACGTCTTCAATGGCGGAAGACGATCTAGATTCCCTGTTTGAGGGGATGGTTTTGTTTACTCCTCAACTAGTCGATGATCAAAATCACAACCAGCACCAAGATGATCCTCCACATGATAACGATTCATCATCAACTCATGATTCTCAATCTCATCTCGATGTTTCTACTCCTACTTCTAATGATCTCAATTCTGTTTCCTCCTCTCAACCTCTCGACGAGAACATTTTCTCTGATCTCACCGTTCAAACCCTAACTCCACTTCCAGATCCAATTCCGTCTCCCACTTCTTCTCCCCCAATCTCCCGTCAAGTTTcacggaagaagaagaaagcttCTACTCTTAGGGTTGGATATGCTAGAGATGTATCTCTGCCTCTTCATGATCAGTCTCCTTCTCTACATCATCGTGCTGCATCTGATGATACTCATTCTCCCCAACCTGATCTTAATGATTCTCCTTCTCCTATGTCCGCTACTACTTCAGCTAATGGCGATGTTGCACAAATGGAAATAACCGCAGATTCAATAGTAACACAGTTGTCGATGGATGATGAAGAGTTGGATCCGGCTCCTGATTTGGAACCATCATCTAATTCGAAAGAGGATCAGTTTGAACGTATTAAGGTTTTGATTTCTGAGAAGCTTCAAAGCTCTCGCCAATTGGCTGCCTCTGTGTCTGAAGCTCGGAAGGAGGCCATCAGGAAGAGAAGAAAAGCTACTGAGGAACTTAATTCGGCTTCCTCCAAGCACAAGGACCTTGAATTACAGTTGGAGGCAGCATGTGAGGCTGAAGATTTCGAGGTAGCTCAAAGGATTAGCGACAGTCTTGCCACTGCTGACGAGGAAAGGCAAGCTCTTCTTGCTGTTCTTAGAGAAGCTGAAGCCCAGTGTGATGCCATTGATTCTAAAATGCAAGATGTTCTCGACTCTCAGATTCTCGCGGAGGAAGAGTGTGCTACTCTTCTCTCCAGTTTTGCCAAGGTCAGGTTATATCATCAattgtttattttttgaaattaagaAAGTATCCAGAGAATTCTTTTTTAATCAGTCTTCGTCATTATCTTCAACATGATTCCTGAAATTTGAATTCTTCCTTTTCTCCAGGATGCAGAAAGTGATGCAGATTCAATCGTTAGGGAAGCACAAATGCTCGCTTCCAAAGAAATGGATGAATGGTTTTCGTCAATTGAGACCTTGGAAGCAAAGAAGGTGGAGTTGGATATCCAATCACATTTTATAAATGAAGCACGCCAAACTGTGGATGATTCTATTGAGCACTCAATTGAAAACTTTAGGAAAGAGCAACAAGATCTTCATTCAAAAAAGGATATTCTCACTGATGAACTCCATAAACTGCTGGCTTTagtaagagagaaagaaaaggagatAGCAGAAAATGATACAAAAATcaaaggaattgaagaaaggattgctgatgtggtcTCTGGTTTTCAGGAGAATCAATCAAGCATTGATTCCACGTATTACAACTTGCAATCAGAAATTTCTCAGATGAATTTACAGGATGATTCTTTATCAACAAAAAGGAAGGAAATTGATGAGTTCATTGCTCAGGAAGAAGGTCGTGGGGCCAAATTAAGGGAACTAGCCAAGGCTTCTGAAGAAGAAGCAAAGACATACAAAGAAGCTGTTGAGCTTAGAAAAAGCTTGATGGTGTCCATTGTTAAGTCCAGAGAAGATAAAGTGAGGCTGGCAAAGACAGAAGAGAAACTTATTGAGGATGTCCAGATGCTCCAACAGGAAGTTTCCTCTGCAAGAGCCTCCTTACAGGTTGGTTTTGCGTTTCAGGTTTTATATTTATGGGTTTTTATGTATTTGTTTCTAGAATTGCTTGCAAAATTAGGGTTGCCCTTCAGACCACTTCAGTTTCCTACCTTGAGGAATCTGTACTAACATACTCTTCATAGAAAGGTGCATTGTGTAACATGCCTGAGATGTAAAACAATTTGATAATGCCATCAAATGATGATCTAGCATAGGTAGatgtaaataaaaggctcaATCTAGGAAGCACCGACACAGGTGCGGGTGCTGGTGCGTCAAACagcatttttaaaaaatatgagatacgCGCACGGGGACACTGAAAATTTATATAGGTATAACATTCATTAGTCATTATAACAGTAAATAACATCCATAATAAGTctgttaaaaaaacaaaaagaaaaacatccataataagtcattaattcatcaaaaagaaacatttaatacttcaaactatttaaactaCTAAAAAAGGGACCGCTGCTATATTCTTTTCAAtagattttgatttcttttattattagggtttcattttatttttgtatatatcaGCCCCTCTTTTTTGtgaaattattgaaaaaatgACCCTTACATTCTACTTAATTAACTTAGAATCCGTGTCCCATAAGTGtcctcattaaaaaaaaaaaaagaacagtaAAAGAGGGGACACTTATTTTGGAGTGTCGGGTGCGTCCCGGGTAACCCCAGAGTGTCCGACACTCGTACATTAACCTTCTAGAAGTGCCGTTACTTCCTAGGGCTCAATGAAGTAGAGATTTTTGCTTAAGTGTGCTCTCTGCATATACTGAGACTTCCATGTCAAACGAATTATCATTCTCAAGGTTCGTTGTTTATGGATTCGCTGAAGATGATGGATTTAGCGAACCTGGacatttgttgagttttggttcAGTTTCAGTGTAATGGCTCACATTTCTGCTGTATATACAGAAAGTTCGAATGCACTGCCCGCTCTTAGTTGTAGTTATCATATGATATGTTGCATGGACAagggaaacgttatttctaaaacataaccttcataaaatagccttCAAACGAAAACGGACATGAAACGTAAAAACTCTAGTAAAGAggagtgtccgtgcaacataggtcaTGTCATATGTAACAATGTAGTATATTTTCAGCCCGTAGGTTGCAACATAATTGCTGCACATGTTTTGTTTCTGTTGCATTGTGCATAAGCTATTTTATGCTGTTGTTAATTCATTTTTCCTATCACTCATTCCCGatagaggtggcaaaatgacacacgacccgattacacgacacgaacacgacacggatttttagtgttagtgttgagcttaataggtaatgggtcatttttgggttgacacgaaattgacacgctaatttttgggttgggttagtgttgatatgtgaacccgaaaacgacacgaaatgacacggatattgaaaattattgttatattctctcgtgttttttatgttattttattaataaagataataaaattataattattaattgtaaatattgatttgaatttcttaaatggttataaacacattacgtgaccctctaacatgatattatcgaacttttcgataattattgttaacatactaatataaaaatgatataaaatgtttaaaaacagtaccatatcttcttatatttttaagagttattattaatatatatgcataacaaaattacatgtaacccgaaaacacgacacgaaatcgacactaacccgaataggttaacacgactttgacacgaaagtttttgggttgggtttgggtttactctttttgacacgaacccgaaatgacacgacacgaacacgacaatTGCCAGGTCTAATTCCCGAGACATCAAGTTACTAAGCTCCCGTCTTTCCTATTGATGTTATTGCATTGCTAATACAAACTTCTCAATATTTGCAGGAACTATCTTCGACGAAATCAAACATCCAGCAAACTGTAGCATCTTTTAAGCAGAGAATTTTCTTCATTGACAAAAGAATTCCAGAGCTTGAAGCAGAAAAGAAAGTTGCTGCTTCCGCAAGAAATTTTAAGGAAGCTGCACGAGTAGCTGCTGAGGCAAAATCATTGAGTGTTGAAAAAGACGGTGTACTGATTGACTTGGAACGAGCAATGTCAGATGTGGAGAAGGTAGAGGAAGACATCAAAAACACTATTAGCAGATTACAGGAAACCGAACAACTGATTTCATCCAAGGAAAAGGAGCTCGGAATGGCTAAATTCCAGAGATTACTTTTAATTGCTGGTTCTGCTACAGCTGAAAGATCCGCTGCTCTGGAGCTCAGTGACATTGAAGAAGCCAGTCTTTTACTAGCAGAGGCTGAAGCCGCGACTGCAGAAGCGAAGAAACTTCAACCGATATACGATCTCAAGGAGGAAGAGTTCCCATATTTACCGAAACACTTCATCTCCATGGAAC of the Euphorbia lathyris chromosome 7, ddEupLath1.1, whole genome shotgun sequence genome contains:
- the LOC136235573 gene encoding uncharacterized protein, with translation MAEDDLDSLFEGMVLFTPQLVDDQNHNQHQDDPPHDNDSSSTHDSQSHLDVSTPTSNDLNSVSSSQPLDENIFSDLTVQTLTPLPDPIPSPTSSPPISRQVSRKKKKASTLRVGYARDVSLPLHDQSPSLHHRAASDDTHSPQPDLNDSPSPMSATTSANGDVAQMEITADSIVTQLSMDDEELDPAPDLEPSSNSKEDQFERIKVLISEKLQSSRQLAASVSEARKEAIRKRRKATEELNSASSKHKDLELQLEAACEAEDFEVAQRISDSLATADEERQALLAVLREAEAQCDAIDSKMQDVLDSQILAEEECATLLSSFAKDAESDADSIVREAQMLASKEMDEWFSSIETLEAKKVELDIQSHFINEARQTVDDSIEHSIENFRKEQQDLHSKKDILTDELHKLLALVREKEKEIAENDTKIKGIEERIADVVSGFQENQSSIDSTYYNLQSEISQMNLQDDSLSTKRKEIDEFIAQEEGRGAKLRELAKASEEEAKTYKEAVELRKSLMVSIVKSREDKVRLAKTEEKLIEDVQMLQQEVSSARASLQELSSTKSNIQQTVASFKQRIFFIDKRIPELEAEKKVAASARNFKEAARVAAEAKSLSVEKDGVLIDLERAMSDVEKVEEDIKNTISRLQETEQLISSKEKELGMAKFQRLLLIAGSATAERSAALELSDIEEASLLLAEAEAATAEAKKLQPIYDLKEEEFPYLPKHFISMELVSNLGGEQLAELAESVNVSATQ